From a single Endozoicomonas euniceicola genomic region:
- a CDS encoding transposase translates to MSSYTYFLFRNIHGMRGKASLYVLSTGFEAQDYAAKNVKDRQRNFNGEHFWVRGYFVSTVGLDEEVVRAYI, encoded by the coding sequence ATGAGTTCATACACATATTTTCTGTTTCGAAACATTCATGGAATGCGTGGAAAAGCATCGCTATATGTACTCTCAACGGGTTTTGAGGCTCAAGACTACGCTGCCAAAAACGTCAAAGATAGGCAACGAAATTTCAATGGAGAGCACTTCTGGGTCAGAGGGTATTTTGTCTCAACTGTTGGACTTGATGAAGAAGTGGTACGAGCCTATATCTGA
- a CDS encoding type I restriction-modification system subunit M encodes MARKPARKKEKSFEETLWDAANKLRGSVESSEYKHIVLSLIFLKFISDTFEKRKQELIDAGQEKYVDLVQAYTKENVFYLPEESRWSFIQKNSKQEDIALKIDTALSTIEKTNKALQGALPDNYFSRLDLDVSKLSALLDVINNIDTLANPHEDVVGRVYEYFLSKFAIAEGKGKGEFYTPKSIVNLIAELIEPYRGKIYDPCCGSGGMFVQSMKFIDNHKGNKKDVSVYGQEQTTATYKLAKMNLAIRGISANLGAAAKDTFSNDQHETLKADFIMANPPFNQKAWRAADELTDDHRWDGYETPQTGNANYGWILHMVSKLSEEGVAGFILSNGALSGDGTEKAIRKKLIENNLVEAVIILPRNMFYTTDISVTLWILNKNKKERTVPHEDVVRNYRDREEEILFMDLRQRGEPFEKKYIQFSEQDIKDFAETLHTWQQVNTNSAYQDVAEYCYSARKIEVADKGYSLVPSKYIEFTNRDENIDFDEKMNNLKEEFSGLLAQEQQSKNELLNVFKELGYEIKL; translated from the coding sequence GTGGCTAGAAAACCAGCAAGAAAGAAAGAGAAATCATTCGAGGAAACACTTTGGGATGCAGCGAACAAGCTGCGTGGCAGTGTTGAGTCCTCTGAGTACAAGCACATTGTACTGAGTCTGATCTTCCTGAAATTCATCAGTGACACTTTCGAGAAGCGCAAGCAAGAGCTGATCGATGCAGGTCAAGAGAAGTATGTCGATCTGGTGCAGGCATACACCAAAGAAAACGTATTTTACCTACCAGAAGAGAGCCGCTGGAGCTTTATCCAGAAAAACTCCAAGCAGGAAGATATTGCACTAAAAATCGACACCGCCCTGAGTACCATTGAGAAGACAAACAAAGCCCTACAGGGTGCTTTGCCAGATAACTATTTTTCCCGGCTTGATCTGGATGTCAGCAAACTTTCAGCGCTTTTGGATGTCATCAATAACATCGACACACTGGCAAATCCTCATGAGGATGTAGTGGGTCGAGTGTATGAATATTTCCTCTCAAAATTTGCAATCGCAGAAGGTAAGGGTAAAGGGGAATTCTATACTCCAAAAAGTATCGTTAACCTGATAGCAGAACTGATCGAGCCGTATAGGGGGAAAATTTACGACCCTTGCTGTGGTTCCGGCGGTATGTTCGTTCAGTCTATGAAGTTCATTGATAACCATAAGGGCAACAAGAAAGATGTGTCCGTTTATGGTCAGGAGCAAACGACTGCTACCTACAAGCTAGCGAAGATGAACCTCGCCATCCGGGGTATTTCCGCTAATTTGGGAGCAGCAGCCAAAGATACCTTTTCCAATGATCAGCATGAAACGTTGAAAGCCGATTTCATCATGGCAAACCCGCCCTTCAACCAGAAGGCATGGAGAGCAGCAGATGAGTTAACTGATGATCATCGCTGGGATGGTTATGAAACACCTCAAACGGGCAATGCCAACTATGGTTGGATTTTGCACATGGTATCGAAGCTATCAGAAGAAGGAGTTGCCGGATTTATCTTGTCGAATGGCGCACTATCTGGTGATGGCACAGAAAAAGCTATTCGTAAAAAGCTGATTGAAAATAATCTCGTCGAAGCAGTGATCATTTTACCTCGTAATATGTTCTATACCACTGACATCAGTGTAACTTTGTGGATTCTTAATAAGAACAAGAAAGAACGCACTGTTCCTCATGAGGATGTAGTTCGTAACTATCGAGATCGTGAAGAAGAAATCCTGTTTATGGATCTTCGACAACGAGGCGAACCATTCGAGAAGAAGTATATTCAGTTCTCTGAACAAGATATCAAGGACTTTGCTGAGACTCTGCATACTTGGCAGCAAGTAAACACCAACAGTGCTTATCAAGATGTTGCTGAGTATTGCTACTCCGCTCGAAAAATTGAGGTTGCAGATAAAGGCTATTCACTTGTTCCAAGTAAGTATATTGAATTTACAAACCGTGATGAGAATATTGATTTTGACGAGAAAATGAACAACCTCAAAGAGGAGTTCAGTGGGCTTTTGGCTCAAGAACAACAATCAAAAAATGAATTACTAAATGTTTTTAAAGAGCTGGGCTATGAGATCAAACTATAA
- a CDS encoding restriction endonuclease subunit S — protein sequence MRSNYKKLGQFIRAIDVRNKEDRKDNLLGVSTQKIFIDSVANTVGTDFKKYKIVKKHQFTYVPDTSRRGDKMGIAMLESLDQALVSQAYTVFEVTDTEQLTPEYLMMWFRRPEFDRYARFKSHGSVREIFDWEEMCELELPIPSIEKQREIVREYNVVNDRIALNEKLMAGLEKSAFAIFEEHFPIHGHEIETEHTILDDLIDFNPKHTIKKNASTTYVEMANVSENSMTIGNPVVRPFTSGSKFKNRDTLLARITPCLENGKTAFVDILSEDEVAYGSTEFIVMRGKGIVSPFWIYCLAKNENFRSYAISSMVGSSGRQRVHSDYLKEYRIDTDALASMSNFHRLATPIFKLISNKHAENQQLKELRGLLLKKVARE from the coding sequence ATGAGATCAAACTATAAAAAATTAGGTCAGTTTATTCGAGCTATTGACGTTAGGAATAAGGAAGATCGCAAAGATAATTTACTTGGGGTATCAACTCAGAAAATTTTTATCGATTCAGTAGCCAACACTGTCGGGACTGATTTTAAAAAGTATAAAATTGTCAAAAAACATCAGTTTACTTACGTACCTGACACCTCTCGCAGAGGTGATAAAATGGGCATTGCGATGCTTGAGTCACTGGATCAGGCTCTAGTATCTCAGGCTTATACGGTATTCGAGGTGACTGATACAGAACAGTTGACACCTGAATATCTGATGATGTGGTTTAGACGACCTGAATTTGATCGGTATGCTCGATTTAAGTCTCACGGGTCGGTGCGTGAAATTTTTGATTGGGAAGAAATGTGTGAGCTAGAACTTCCTATTCCATCCATAGAAAAGCAGCGTGAAATCGTACGTGAATACAATGTGGTGAATGACCGTATTGCACTTAACGAAAAGCTTATGGCTGGGCTGGAGAAGAGTGCATTTGCCATATTCGAAGAACATTTTCCAATACACGGTCACGAAATTGAAACCGAACACACCATACTAGATGACTTAATTGATTTTAACCCCAAGCATACGATAAAGAAAAATGCATCAACAACTTACGTTGAAATGGCTAATGTGTCGGAAAACAGTATGACTATTGGCAACCCTGTTGTCAGACCATTTACTTCTGGATCGAAGTTTAAAAATAGAGATACTTTGCTTGCTCGTATAACTCCTTGTTTAGAAAATGGTAAAACGGCATTTGTAGATATCCTAAGTGAAGATGAAGTTGCTTACGGCTCAACAGAGTTTATCGTTATGAGAGGCAAGGGGATAGTCAGTCCCTTTTGGATCTATTGTTTGGCTAAAAATGAGAACTTTCGATCGTATGCCATCAGTAGTATGGTCGGCTCTTCTGGTAGGCAGAGAGTCCATAGTGACTATTTGAAGGAATATAGAATAGATACTGACGCTTTAGCAAGCATGTCTAATTTTCATAGGTTAGCCACACCAATATTTAAATTAATTTCCAATAAACATGCAGAAAATCAACAATTAAAAGAGTTGAGAGGACTGCTCCTTAAAAAGGTAGCTAGAGAATGA
- a CDS encoding type I restriction endonuclease subunit R — protein sequence MKFTEEKLEQAIIELLGKEGYPHIRGEGIERAPEDVLIKTDLREFLAQRYQSDSITEGEIESIIHKLEYLPASDLYDTNKAIMKLVSDGFLIKREDPSQKDLYIQLIDYDDISNNHYRIVNQMEIQGYELRIPDGILYINGLPLVVFEFKSAIREEATIHDAYKQLTTRYDRDIPELFKYNALCVISDGVNNKMGSYFAPFEFYYSWRKITGEEKLGKDGIDSLFTMVSGLFNKQRLLGVIRNFIYLPDTSSKQEKIVCRYPQYYAATKLFTNIKKKMKPHGNGKGGTYFGATGCGKSYTMLFLTRLLMKDVELGSPTVILITDRTDLDDQLSGQFTNAKKYVGDENIVSVKSRAELREELKGRKSGGVFLTTIHKFTEDIELLTERTNVICISDEAHRSQVNKEQKVTVTETGVKKSYGFAKYLHDSLPNATYVGFTGTPIDATLDVFGKVVDSYTMNESVYDEITVRIVYEGRAAKVLLDGKQLNEVEKYYKECEEAGTNEYQIDKSKKAMASMSTILGDPDRIQAIAKDFIEHYETRIEEGTTQKGKAMFVCSSREIAFEFYKELIALRPEWEEVKACEEGVILSESDKKKVKPMERVKMVMTRDKDDEKALWDKLGNKDYRKELDRQFKNDKSNFKIAIVVDMWLTGFDVPFLDSIYIDKPLQKHNLIQTISRVNRKFEKKEKGLVVDYIGIKKQMNQALSKYTGGQEKEHEDIKQSVIIVKDHLSLLDALFHKFDFKPYFEGTPLEQLKCLNASADFALRTKKFEKTFMDLAKRLKSAYDICVGSSELTQAHKDKIHYYLAVRTIVFKITTGGAPDVDQMNARVRDLVKDALISDGVEEIFKLGEKDGGEIDIFDDDYLAKLELIKQPNTKLELLQQMLAKAIGEFKKTNKVKGVDFSKKMNALVEKYNERDEQDVLRSEVINDFSDEIINLYNELREEMASFGEMGIDFEEKAFYDILVSLAHKYDFTYPEEKLIDLSKEVKKVIDDKAKYTDWNKRDDIKAELHFDLIILLDEWGYPPIDRDEVYKEIFEQAENFKRNAA from the coding sequence ATGAAATTCACAGAAGAAAAGCTTGAGCAAGCCATTATTGAGTTGCTAGGGAAAGAAGGCTATCCACATATTCGTGGTGAAGGGATTGAGCGAGCGCCTGAAGATGTGCTGATCAAGACTGATCTTCGTGAATTTCTAGCACAACGCTACCAATCCGACTCAATCACTGAAGGTGAGATTGAGTCGATTATCCATAAGCTGGAATACCTCCCAGCCTCTGATTTGTATGACACTAACAAAGCCATTATGAAACTTGTTTCTGATGGTTTTCTGATCAAGCGTGAAGATCCCAGCCAGAAGGATTTATACATCCAGTTAATCGACTATGACGATATAAGTAATAACCACTACCGCATAGTCAACCAGATGGAAATACAAGGTTATGAGTTGCGTATTCCTGATGGAATACTGTACATCAATGGCCTACCACTTGTGGTGTTTGAATTTAAGAGTGCTATTCGTGAAGAGGCAACCATCCACGATGCCTATAAGCAACTGACAACCCGTTATGATCGTGATATTCCAGAGCTGTTCAAATACAACGCTTTGTGTGTAATCAGTGATGGCGTGAACAATAAAATGGGCTCTTACTTTGCTCCTTTTGAGTTTTATTACTCTTGGCGCAAAATCACAGGTGAAGAGAAGCTGGGTAAGGACGGTATTGACTCTCTGTTTACCATGGTCAGCGGCTTGTTTAATAAGCAGCGTTTGCTGGGAGTAATTCGTAACTTCATCTATCTTCCGGATACCTCAAGTAAACAAGAAAAAATTGTTTGCCGCTATCCTCAGTATTACGCTGCCACCAAATTGTTTACCAACATCAAAAAGAAAATGAAGCCCCACGGAAATGGAAAAGGGGGAACATACTTTGGAGCAACGGGCTGTGGTAAAAGCTATACAATGCTCTTTCTTACTCGCTTGCTGATGAAAGATGTTGAGCTAGGTAGCCCCACTGTTATTTTGATCACTGATCGTACCGATTTGGACGACCAGCTTTCCGGTCAGTTTACCAATGCAAAAAAATATGTTGGCGATGAGAATATTGTCAGTGTTAAAAGTCGTGCTGAGCTACGAGAAGAGCTAAAAGGTCGTAAAAGTGGTGGTGTTTTCCTAACGACCATCCATAAGTTCACAGAAGATATTGAGCTTTTAACTGAGCGTACCAACGTTATTTGCATCTCGGATGAAGCGCACCGTAGCCAAGTCAACAAGGAGCAAAAAGTCACTGTTACAGAAACAGGTGTGAAGAAAAGCTATGGCTTTGCCAAATATCTTCATGACTCCTTGCCCAATGCAACTTACGTTGGCTTTACTGGTACACCAATTGATGCAACGCTCGATGTCTTCGGTAAAGTCGTTGATAGCTATACCATGAACGAGTCTGTCTACGATGAAATTACTGTTCGGATCGTTTACGAAGGTAGAGCTGCAAAAGTGCTTCTGGATGGCAAGCAACTGAACGAAGTAGAGAAGTACTACAAAGAATGTGAAGAAGCTGGAACAAACGAATACCAGATCGATAAAAGTAAAAAAGCTATGGCAAGCATGTCCACCATTCTAGGTGATCCTGATCGTATTCAAGCTATAGCGAAAGACTTTATAGAACATTACGAAACTCGTATAGAGGAAGGTACAACCCAGAAAGGCAAAGCTATGTTTGTCTGTAGTAGTCGTGAAATTGCCTTCGAATTCTACAAGGAGCTAATAGCACTTCGCCCGGAGTGGGAAGAAGTTAAAGCTTGTGAAGAAGGTGTCATTTTATCAGAAAGCGATAAGAAAAAAGTCAAACCAATGGAACGAGTCAAAATGGTCATGACTCGTGACAAGGATGATGAGAAAGCTTTATGGGACAAGCTCGGTAATAAGGACTACCGAAAAGAGCTAGATCGCCAGTTTAAAAATGATAAATCTAACTTCAAGATCGCTATTGTAGTTGATATGTGGCTTACAGGCTTTGACGTACCGTTCCTTGACTCAATCTATATTGATAAACCGCTGCAAAAGCACAACCTGATCCAGACCATTTCTAGGGTAAACCGCAAGTTCGAAAAGAAAGAAAAAGGTTTGGTAGTCGATTACATCGGCATCAAAAAGCAGATGAATCAAGCTCTTTCCAAATACACTGGAGGGCAGGAGAAAGAACATGAGGACATCAAACAATCTGTAATCATAGTAAAAGATCATCTTAGTCTACTAGATGCCCTGTTCCATAAGTTTGATTTCAAACCATACTTCGAAGGAACACCACTTGAACAGCTCAAATGCCTGAATGCTTCTGCCGATTTTGCGTTAAGAACAAAGAAGTTTGAAAAAACTTTCATGGACTTAGCCAAGCGCCTCAAGTCCGCATATGACATCTGCGTGGGAAGTAGTGAACTGACTCAAGCCCATAAAGACAAAATTCATTACTACTTGGCTGTCAGGACTATTGTCTTCAAGATCACAACAGGCGGTGCTCCAGATGTTGACCAGATGAACGCCAGAGTGCGTGATCTTGTTAAAGATGCGCTTATTAGTGATGGTGTAGAAGAGATCTTTAAGCTTGGAGAGAAAGACGGCGGTGAGATTGATATTTTCGATGACGACTACCTTGCCAAGCTGGAGTTAATTAAGCAGCCCAATACCAAGCTGGAACTGCTTCAGCAAATGCTGGCTAAAGCTATTGGAGAGTTCAAAAAAACCAACAAGGTTAAAGGCGTTGACTTCAGCAAGAAGATGAATGCGCTGGTCGAAAAGTATAATGAAAGAGATGAGCAGGACGTTCTAAGAAGCGAAGTCATCAATGATTTTTCAGACGAAATCATCAATCTGTATAACGAACTTCGTGAAGAAATGGCCTCTTTCGGTGAGATGGGCATTGACTTTGAGGAGAAAGCATTTTACGACATCTTGGTTTCACTGGCTCATAAATATGACTTTACCTACCCTGAAGAAAAGCTGATCGACCTCTCCAAAGAGGTGAAAAAAGTCATTGATGATAAAGCCAAGTATACTGACTGGAATAAGCGAGACGACATCAAAGCGGAACTTCACTTCGACCTGATCATTCTGCTTGATGAGTGGGGCTACCCTCCCATTGACCGGGATGAGGTGTACAAAGAAATCTTTGAGCAGGCCGAGAACTTTAAGCGGAATGCTGCATAG
- a CDS encoding helix-turn-helix transcriptional regulator — translation MKPLNMDDFKQLLNTESEAFVYAFLSENNIVPLQFGGQIIVTEQALNAAVELKGINQDLHLLTQKEVMKATKVSSRTTILKERKKGRFPEPVNPESKRNLKWRKSDIQKWLEGKKDWSN, via the coding sequence ATGAAACCTTTAAACATGGATGACTTTAAGCAGTTATTAAATACAGAATCGGAAGCTTTTGTGTACGCTTTTTTAAGCGAAAACAATATTGTTCCACTGCAATTTGGTGGACAAATAATTGTAACTGAACAAGCTTTAAATGCAGCAGTTGAGCTAAAAGGCATTAACCAAGACCTTCACTTGCTAACACAAAAAGAAGTAATGAAAGCAACTAAGGTTTCTTCCCGAACAACTATTTTAAAAGAAAGAAAAAAAGGTAGATTTCCTGAGCCTGTAAATCCTGAATCAAAGCGTAATTTAAAATGGCGGAAAAGTGATATTCAAAAGTGGCTTGAAGGAAAAAAGGATTGGAGTAATTAA
- a CDS encoding site-specific integrase produces the protein MNNELTDSMLVGSYKIKADSGDKKPDRKSLSLGKKGSGSLYIETNLSGVYFYYKYKKNGKVSLEPIGKHNLLNASSDGIGLNEAIKRATIFADHNLAGTLSEYLADVKAVKEQKKEREKVEKEEAKKLETYGSFEDLLIWYRDVFIGEERDSYSDIKSAFNKHIFKKRNKFKKLLLKKATDITSDDIKLIFLDCIEIEGEVRVYMNRLRSHLHAAFKAMIKQEGDYENQHEITFNIKFNPVGSIPRKGEVENRGKDQLTDKEIWIIWHHGIEAMNTHLGYLSRLLLSLGGVRQGQLMKAEWFDVDTDFKIPNIRVLNNKWKKGMSVEQKYYAVPLNKLALSDIKFLKEKFGEYKHLFPKKNGSSYKNEHMCKHLDKRTKALNRFIKDKINSDHFKNITIGMIRGSVTTRMKEAGCDEKTIMRLQAHTVDDDGKKIQNSMHHEVYSPDFQFLAEKLEVSNKWEKYLRNIIDKPFDQITDRLPEDMHEMKNIRKSK, from the coding sequence ATGAACAACGAACTAACTGACAGCATGCTGGTCGGCAGCTATAAAATTAAGGCAGATTCAGGCGACAAAAAGCCTGACAGGAAAAGCCTTTCTCTGGGCAAAAAAGGCTCTGGAAGCTTGTATATCGAAACTAATCTTTCAGGCGTATATTTTTATTACAAATACAAAAAAAATGGCAAGGTATCTCTTGAGCCGATAGGCAAACATAATTTGCTAAACGCATCATCGGACGGTATTGGATTAAATGAAGCAATTAAACGTGCAACCATATTTGCTGATCATAATTTAGCCGGAACTTTAAGCGAATATTTGGCTGATGTAAAGGCTGTTAAGGAACAAAAAAAGGAACGTGAAAAGGTAGAAAAAGAGGAAGCTAAAAAGCTAGAAACTTATGGCTCATTTGAAGATTTGCTGATCTGGTATCGTGATGTTTTTATAGGTGAGGAGAGAGATTCTTATAGCGATATAAAGAGTGCTTTTAATAAGCATATTTTCAAGAAAAGAAACAAGTTTAAAAAGCTCCTTTTAAAAAAAGCAACAGATATAACATCGGATGACATTAAATTAATATTTCTTGATTGCATTGAAATTGAAGGCGAAGTCAGAGTTTACATGAATCGCTTAAGAAGTCATCTCCATGCTGCGTTTAAAGCTATGATAAAGCAAGAAGGAGATTACGAAAATCAGCACGAAATAACTTTTAATATTAAGTTTAATCCGGTTGGGTCTATACCACGTAAGGGCGAAGTTGAAAATAGAGGGAAAGATCAACTGACTGATAAGGAAATTTGGATTATTTGGCATCATGGAATAGAAGCTATGAATACACACCTTGGTTATTTATCACGCCTATTGTTGTCACTCGGTGGTGTCCGGCAAGGACAACTGATGAAAGCGGAATGGTTTGATGTAGACACTGATTTCAAAATTCCCAATATCAGAGTACTAAATAACAAGTGGAAAAAAGGGATGAGCGTCGAGCAAAAATATTATGCAGTTCCTTTGAATAAATTAGCCCTCAGCGATATTAAATTTTTGAAAGAAAAATTTGGCGAATACAAACATCTTTTTCCAAAGAAAAATGGTAGCAGCTATAAAAATGAACATATGTGTAAGCATTTGGACAAGCGAACTAAAGCACTTAATCGTTTTATAAAAGATAAAATAAATTCTGACCATTTTAAAAACATAACAATAGGTATGATCCGAGGCTCTGTTACAACTCGCATGAAAGAAGCAGGTTGTGATGAAAAAACAATAATGCGTTTACAGGCTCATACTGTTGACGACGATGGAAAAAAAATACAAAACAGTATGCACCACGAGGTGTACTCACCGGATTTTCAATTTCTTGCTGAAAAATTGGAGGTTAGTAACAAGTGGGAAAAATATTTACGCAATATAATTGACAAGCCATTCGATCAAATTACTGATAGACTGCCAGAAGATATGCACGAAATGAAAAATATTCGAAAATCAAAATAA
- the hsdR gene encoding EcoAI/FtnUII family type I restriction enzme subunit R translates to MNKKELSERDICTKFITPALEAAGWDIQTQIREEVTFAAGRITVKGTLHSRGKRRRADYLLSYHDGLPIAVIEAKDNNHSLGAGMQQALEYADHLDTPFVFSSNGDGFIFHDKTGQSGHQETELTLEQFPLPETLWQSYCQWKALGKTEQQSISAPFYIDKDGKKPRYYQANAINRTMEAIAKGQNRVLLVMATGTGKTYTAFQIIWRLWKSKQKKRILFLADRNILVDQTKNNDFKPFGAAMTKIAKRQVNKSFEIYLALYQAVTGSAEEQNIFRQFSPDFFDLIVVDECHRGSAKQNSAWRKVLDYFSGATQIGLTATPKETKDVSSATYFGEPVYTYSLKQGIDDGYLAPYKVIRIDMDVDLDSWKPKSGQKDKYGHLIEDRIYNRKDINRHIAFDERTQLVAMKVTEYLQQTGEYQKTIIFCEDTDHAESMRRALVNLNPERIKENRKYVMRITGEDKDGKAELDNFINPESRYPVIATTSKLLSTGVDAKTCKLVVLDQNIESMTEFKQIIGRGTRIDEEHGKYWFAIMDFKGVTKLFKDEKFDGDPEVIYDPKPGEPPLPKEEKKTETRIKYQVQGESINIASVREQHMTMDGDLVTTSIQDHTCDILKKEFKTLDEFLRKWSSADKKQAIIEELSRQGVFWEELQVLVQEKQGVEMDPFDLVCHVIYDQPALTRRERAEQVKKRNYFTRFQGQARKVLEALLEKYSDTGIEPIEDVKILSLAPFTRIGSPMEIIEAFGGKQQYQQAVQSLEQEIYANRA, encoded by the coding sequence ATGAATAAAAAGGAACTCAGCGAACGAGATATTTGCACCAAGTTCATTACCCCGGCTCTAGAAGCCGCTGGCTGGGATATACAAACGCAAATACGGGAAGAGGTCACCTTTGCCGCCGGTCGCATCACAGTAAAAGGCACACTGCACAGCCGTGGTAAACGACGCAGGGCGGACTATCTGCTCTCATACCACGATGGCCTTCCCATCGCCGTCATTGAAGCGAAGGACAACAATCACAGCCTCGGAGCCGGTATGCAGCAGGCTCTGGAATACGCTGACCACCTGGACACCCCTTTTGTCTTTTCCAGTAATGGCGATGGCTTTATCTTTCACGATAAAACCGGCCAGTCCGGGCATCAGGAAACCGAGCTGACTCTGGAGCAGTTCCCGTTGCCAGAGACCCTGTGGCAGTCTTACTGCCAATGGAAAGCACTGGGCAAAACCGAACAGCAAAGCATCAGCGCCCCGTTCTACATTGATAAAGACGGAAAAAAGCCCCGGTACTACCAGGCCAACGCCATCAACCGCACCATGGAAGCCATTGCCAAAGGGCAAAACCGTGTACTGCTGGTCATGGCGACAGGGACAGGCAAAACCTACACCGCCTTCCAGATCATCTGGCGGCTTTGGAAGTCGAAGCAGAAAAAGCGCATCCTGTTTCTGGCGGATCGCAATATTCTGGTCGACCAGACCAAAAACAACGACTTCAAGCCCTTCGGGGCCGCTATGACCAAAATAGCCAAACGGCAGGTCAATAAATCCTTTGAAATCTACCTGGCGCTTTATCAGGCGGTAACGGGCAGCGCAGAAGAGCAGAACATCTTCCGGCAGTTCTCCCCCGATTTCTTTGACCTGATCGTTGTCGACGAGTGTCACCGGGGCAGTGCCAAACAAAACTCTGCCTGGCGCAAGGTGCTGGACTACTTCTCCGGCGCAACCCAGATCGGCCTGACCGCCACGCCCAAAGAGACCAAAGACGTATCCAGCGCCACCTACTTTGGCGAACCGGTATACACCTACTCACTGAAGCAGGGCATTGATGACGGCTACCTGGCTCCTTACAAAGTCATCCGCATTGATATGGACGTCGACCTCGATAGCTGGAAGCCGAAATCCGGGCAGAAAGATAAATACGGCCACCTTATTGAAGACCGCATCTACAACCGTAAGGACATCAACCGGCACATTGCCTTTGATGAGCGCACCCAGCTGGTGGCAATGAAAGTCACCGAATACCTCCAACAGACCGGTGAGTACCAGAAGACCATTATCTTCTGTGAGGACACCGATCACGCCGAAAGTATGCGACGGGCACTGGTTAACCTGAACCCCGAGCGCATCAAAGAGAACCGCAAATACGTGATGCGTATTACCGGTGAAGACAAAGACGGCAAGGCGGAGCTGGATAACTTCATTAACCCGGAGTCCCGCTACCCTGTTATTGCCACCACCAGTAAACTGCTGAGTACGGGAGTGGATGCCAAAACCTGCAAGCTGGTGGTGCTGGACCAGAACATCGAGTCCATGACCGAGTTCAAGCAGATCATCGGGCGCGGCACTCGAATTGATGAGGAGCATGGCAAATACTGGTTTGCCATCATGGACTTTAAGGGGGTCACCAAACTCTTCAAGGATGAGAAATTCGATGGAGACCCCGAGGTCATTTATGACCCCAAACCCGGTGAGCCCCCGCTCCCAAAGGAAGAGAAAAAAACCGAAACCCGCATCAAATATCAGGTGCAGGGGGAAAGTATCAACATCGCCAGCGTCCGTGAGCAACACATGACCATGGACGGCGACCTGGTGACCACCTCGATTCAGGATCACACCTGCGACATCCTGAAAAAAGAATTTAAGACGCTGGATGAGTTTCTCCGTAAATGGTCTTCAGCGGACAAAAAGCAGGCCATTATCGAAGAACTGTCCCGGCAGGGCGTATTCTGGGAAGAGCTTCAGGTTCTGGTTCAGGAAAAACAGGGCGTCGAGATGGATCCCTTTGACCTGGTTTGCCATGTCATTTACGATCAGCCCGCCCTCACCCGCCGGGAACGGGCAGAGCAGGTGAAGAAAAGAAACTACTTCACCCGTTTTCAGGGGCAGGCCCGCAAGGTGCTGGAAGCCCTGCTGGAGAAATACTCGGATACCGGCATCGAACCTATAGAAGATGTTAAAATTCTCTCTCTGGCTCCCTTTACCAGGATCGGCTCACCGATGGAAATCATCGAAGCCTTTGGCGGCAAACAGCAATACCAGCAGGCTGTGCAGTCTCTGGAGCAGGAAATATACGCTAACCGCGCCTGA